A stretch of the Streptomyces venezuelae genome encodes the following:
- a CDS encoding succinate dehydrogenase hydrophobic membrane anchor subunit, which yields MSSDTSSAQGIGDVEGVSLYDVDNPAPYIEAPRKRTSKTPKSTRGNFEMAAWLFMRLSGIVLVVLVIGHLIIQLVLDGGVSKIGFAFVAGRWASPFWQGWDLLMLWLAMLHGANGLRTVINDYAERANTRLWLKGLLYTATVFTILLGTLVIFTFDPNIR from the coding sequence ATGTCTTCTGACACTTCTTCCGCCCAGGGGATCGGCGACGTGGAGGGCGTTTCCCTCTACGACGTCGACAACCCGGCCCCCTACATCGAGGCCCCGCGCAAGCGCACGTCCAAGACGCCCAAGTCGACCCGCGGCAACTTCGAGATGGCCGCGTGGCTCTTCATGCGCCTCTCGGGCATCGTCCTGGTCGTCCTGGTCATCGGCCACCTGATCATCCAGCTGGTGCTCGACGGCGGCGTCTCCAAGATCGGCTTCGCCTTCGTGGCCGGCCGCTGGGCCTCCCCCTTCTGGCAGGGCTGGGACCTGCTGATGCTGTGGCTGGCCATGCTGCACGGCGCCAACGGCCTGCGTACCGTCATCAACGACTACGCGGAGCGCGCCAACACCCGGCTGTGGCTGAAGGGCCTGCTCTACACCGCCACGGTGTTCACCATCCTTCTGGGCACGCTGGTGATCTTCACCTTCGACCCGAACATCCGCTAG
- the sdhC gene encoding succinate dehydrogenase, cytochrome b556 subunit, producing the protein MPAGTLYRGREGMWSWVAHRVTGVLIFFFLFVHVLDTALVRVSPEAYDDVVATYKTPIVALLEYGLVAAIIFHALNGLRVIAVDFWSKGPRYQKQMLWTVVILWAVTMIYAVFPVLGHAAEELFGK; encoded by the coding sequence GTGCCGGCTGGAACGTTGTACCGCGGCCGGGAAGGAATGTGGTCCTGGGTGGCTCATCGAGTCACCGGCGTCCTCATCTTCTTCTTCCTGTTCGTACACGTCCTCGACACCGCTCTCGTCCGCGTCTCCCCCGAGGCGTACGACGATGTCGTGGCCACCTACAAGACTCCGATCGTCGCGCTGCTGGAGTACGGCCTCGTGGCCGCCATCATCTTCCACGCGCTCAACGGTCTCCGTGTCATCGCCGTGGACTTCTGGTCCAAGGGCCCGCGCTACCAGAAGCAGATGCTCTGGACCGTCGTGATCCTTTGGGCCGTGACCATGATCTACGCCGTGTTCCCCGTCCTGGGTCACGCTGCCGAAGAACTGTTCGGGAAGTGA
- a CDS encoding 2-oxo-4-hydroxy-4-carboxy-5-ureidoimidazoline decarboxylase codes for MSSPLPAQVRGSKLARFNALPAEAAERALLHCCGSHRWAHRVAAHRPYPDLAALLAAADEASYDLAPADLTEALAVECSTELHEGAPYAAHLALDAAHAEYERKFGHAFVICLAGHPAEEHPDMVLAGIRRRMAHEEDEERSISADELRRLARARLSVLARMPESFDAVRPESPCSPLWDSPSVPV; via the coding sequence CTGTCCAGCCCCCTCCCGGCCCAGGTCCGCGGCAGCAAGCTCGCCCGGTTCAACGCACTGCCGGCCGAGGCCGCCGAGCGAGCCCTGCTGCACTGCTGCGGCAGCCACCGCTGGGCCCACCGGGTGGCGGCGCACCGACCGTACCCGGATCTGGCCGCGCTGCTCGCCGCCGCGGACGAGGCCTCGTACGACCTGGCACCGGCGGACCTCACCGAGGCGCTGGCCGTCGAATGCTCGACGGAGCTGCACGAGGGCGCTCCGTACGCGGCGCATCTGGCACTCGACGCGGCCCACGCCGAATACGAACGGAAGTTCGGGCACGCCTTCGTCATCTGCCTGGCCGGACACCCGGCGGAGGAGCATCCCGACATGGTGCTGGCCGGTATCCGACGCCGGATGGCACACGAGGAGGACGAGGAGCGGTCCATCTCCGCCGACGAGCTGCGGCGACTCGCCAGGGCCCGGTTGTCCGTACTGGCCCGGATGCCCGAATCCTTCGATGCAGTACGCCCGGAATCACCCTGTTCGCCCCTGTGGGATAGCCCGTCCGTGCCTGTTTGA
- a CDS encoding RNA polymerase sigma factor produces the protein MLGDDAELTAAVLAAQHGDESAFRTVYRAVHPRLLGYVRTLVGDADAEDVASEAWLQIARDLASFSGDADRFRGWTARIARNRALDHMRMRGRRPAIGGDETELTGRAADCDTAGEAMEALATGRTMALIARLPQDQAEAVVLRVVVGLDAKSAAQTLGKRPGAVRTAAHRGLKKLAELLETEFGAEPGTEVGHNAGGRAQGSGGSGGARDLDAVPAQRGPGGDLVRPTGVTDSRWRTQKDM, from the coding sequence TTGCTGGGGGACGACGCGGAGCTGACCGCCGCGGTGCTCGCGGCACAGCACGGCGACGAAAGCGCGTTCCGTACTGTGTACCGCGCCGTGCACCCGCGCCTGCTCGGGTACGTACGGACGCTCGTCGGCGACGCCGACGCCGAGGACGTGGCCTCCGAGGCATGGCTGCAGATCGCCCGGGACCTCGCCTCCTTCTCCGGCGACGCCGACCGCTTCCGCGGCTGGACCGCCCGGATCGCCCGCAACCGGGCCCTCGACCACATGCGCATGCGCGGCCGCCGGCCCGCCATCGGCGGCGACGAAACCGAACTCACCGGACGCGCCGCGGACTGCGACACCGCCGGAGAGGCCATGGAGGCCCTCGCCACCGGCCGCACCATGGCCCTGATCGCCCGGCTCCCCCAGGACCAGGCCGAAGCCGTGGTGCTGCGGGTGGTGGTCGGCCTCGATGCCAAGAGCGCCGCACAAACCCTCGGCAAACGGCCCGGGGCGGTCCGCACGGCAGCCCACCGTGGCCTGAAAAAGCTGGCCGAACTTCTCGAAACGGAGTTTGGAGCGGAGCCGGGAACGGAAGTCGGCCATAATGCCGGAGGCCGCGCCCAGGGAAGCGGTGGCTCCGGGGGTGCGCGCGATCTCGACGCCGTGCCGGCGCAGCGCGGCCCGGGTGGGGACCTCGTACGGCCGACCGGTGTGACGGATTCACGTTGGCGGACGCAGAAGGACATGTGA
- a CDS encoding L,D-transpeptidase family protein: MHRHNRQRVISRTLAAGATAVALAAGATACGPQESKPSAPAALAPSPSGGGASSGTPGTPTPSAPPSASTDGKSGESASPSASASKPGKPSASASPTVKYLMANGDESEQVRELQARLRQLGLLKTAPTAFYGSKTTAAVKSFQGKHGLAVTGGVDAATWQKVQSATRKPTADELRPPTTNELAAPDPRCMQGRVMCISKESRTLAWMIDGKVVSSMDVRFGSENTPTREGVFNVGWKAKEWTSTIYHTPMPYAMFFSGGQAVHYSSDFAARGYNGASHGCVNVRDKGKLAALFEQVNVGDKVVVYW, encoded by the coding sequence ATGCACCGCCACAACCGCCAGAGAGTCATATCCCGCACGCTCGCCGCCGGCGCCACCGCCGTCGCACTCGCCGCCGGCGCCACCGCCTGCGGCCCGCAGGAGAGCAAGCCGTCCGCACCCGCGGCGCTCGCCCCGTCCCCTTCGGGCGGCGGCGCCTCCTCCGGGACCCCCGGCACGCCCACGCCCTCGGCCCCGCCCTCGGCTTCCACGGACGGCAAGTCCGGCGAGTCCGCCTCGCCGTCGGCCTCCGCGTCGAAGCCGGGCAAGCCCTCCGCCTCCGCCTCGCCCACGGTCAAGTACCTGATGGCGAACGGCGACGAGAGCGAGCAGGTCCGTGAGCTCCAGGCCCGGCTCCGGCAGCTCGGCCTCCTGAAGACGGCGCCCACCGCGTTCTACGGCTCCAAGACCACCGCAGCGGTGAAGTCCTTCCAGGGCAAGCACGGTCTGGCCGTCACGGGCGGGGTGGACGCGGCCACCTGGCAGAAGGTGCAGAGCGCCACCCGCAAGCCCACCGCCGACGAGCTGCGTCCGCCGACCACCAACGAGCTGGCCGCGCCGGACCCGCGCTGTATGCAGGGGCGGGTGATGTGCATCAGCAAGGAGAGCCGCACCCTGGCCTGGATGATCGACGGCAAGGTCGTCTCCTCGATGGACGTGCGCTTCGGCTCGGAGAACACCCCCACCCGTGAGGGCGTGTTCAACGTGGGCTGGAAGGCCAAGGAGTGGACGTCGACGATCTACCACACGCCGATGCCGTACGCGATGTTCTTCAGCGGCGGCCAGGCCGTGCACTACTCGTCGGACTTCGCGGCGCGCGGCTACAACGGCGCCTCGCACGGCTGTGTGAACGTCCGGGACAAGGGCAAACTCGCTGCGCTGTTCGAGCAGGTGAACGTCGGCGACAAGGTCGTCGTCTACTGGTGA
- a CDS encoding methylmalonyl-CoA mutase: protein MSHTESGLPLQPVYGPEALTGWDPEVKLGEPGSYPYTRGVYPSMYTGRPWTMRQYAGFGTAAESNARYRQLIEAGTTGLSVAFDLPTQMGHDSDAPLAHGEVGKVGVAVDSVDDMRVLFEGIPLDRVSTSMTINAPAALLLLLYQLVAEEQGIGADRLTGTVQNDVLKEYIARGTYIFPPGPSLRLVADTFRYCRAEIPRWNTISISGYHMAEAGASPVQEVAFTLADGIEYVRTAIGAGMDVDEFAPRLSFFFVARTTLLEEVAKFRAARRIWARVMREEFGARDPKSLMLRFHTQTAGVQLTAQQPEVNLVRVAVQGLAAVLGGTQSLHTNSFDEAIALPTEKSARLALRTQQVLAYETDVPHTVDPFAGSYAVEAMTDALEAAAVELMDRVEAMGGAVAAIEQGFQKGEIERSAYRIARQTDSGERVVVGVNRYALAEEEPYEPLRVDPEIEVRQRERLARLRSERDGAAVDTALAALRAAATGTENVLYPMREALRARATVGEVCNALREVWGAYEPADSTW, encoded by the coding sequence ATGTCACACACCGAAAGCGGACTGCCCCTGCAACCGGTCTACGGGCCCGAGGCCCTGACGGGCTGGGACCCGGAGGTCAAACTGGGCGAACCCGGGAGCTATCCCTACACCCGCGGGGTCTATCCCTCCATGTACACCGGGCGGCCCTGGACCATGCGCCAGTACGCCGGATTCGGCACCGCCGCCGAATCCAACGCCCGTTACCGGCAGCTCATCGAGGCCGGCACCACCGGCCTGTCGGTGGCCTTCGACCTGCCCACCCAGATGGGACACGACTCCGACGCGCCGCTCGCCCACGGCGAGGTCGGCAAGGTCGGGGTGGCCGTGGACTCGGTCGACGACATGCGGGTGCTCTTCGAGGGGATTCCGCTCGACCGGGTCTCGACCTCGATGACCATCAACGCTCCGGCCGCCCTCCTGCTGCTGCTCTACCAACTGGTGGCGGAGGAACAGGGCATCGGGGCCGACCGCCTGACGGGCACGGTGCAGAACGACGTACTGAAGGAGTACATCGCCCGCGGGACCTACATCTTCCCGCCCGGGCCATCGCTGCGGCTGGTCGCCGACACCTTCCGCTACTGCCGGGCCGAGATCCCCCGGTGGAACACCATCTCCATCTCCGGCTACCACATGGCGGAGGCCGGGGCCTCGCCCGTGCAGGAGGTCGCCTTCACCCTCGCCGACGGCATCGAGTACGTCCGGACGGCCATCGGCGCCGGCATGGACGTGGACGAGTTCGCGCCCCGGCTGTCCTTCTTCTTCGTGGCCCGCACCACCCTGCTGGAGGAGGTGGCGAAGTTCCGGGCCGCCCGCCGGATCTGGGCCCGGGTGATGCGGGAGGAGTTCGGGGCCCGCGACCCGAAGTCGCTGATGCTGCGCTTCCACACGCAGACCGCAGGGGTCCAGCTGACGGCCCAGCAGCCCGAGGTCAACCTGGTCCGGGTGGCCGTCCAGGGCCTCGCCGCGGTGCTCGGCGGCACCCAGTCGCTGCACACCAACTCCTTCGACGAGGCCATCGCGCTGCCGACGGAGAAGTCCGCCCGGCTGGCGCTGCGCACCCAGCAGGTGCTCGCGTACGAGACGGATGTGCCGCACACCGTCGACCCGTTCGCCGGGTCGTACGCGGTGGAGGCGATGACGGACGCGCTGGAGGCGGCGGCCGTGGAGCTGATGGACCGGGTCGAGGCCATGGGCGGGGCGGTCGCGGCGATCGAGCAGGGCTTCCAGAAGGGTGAGATCGAACGCAGCGCCTACCGGATCGCCCGGCAGACCGACAGCGGCGAGCGGGTGGTGGTCGGGGTCAACCGGTACGCGCTTGCCGAGGAGGAGCCCTACGAGCCGCTGCGGGTGGACCCGGAGATCGAGGTCCGGCAGCGGGAGCGGCTGGCCCGGCTGCGGTCGGAGCGGGACGGGGCGGCGGTGGACACCGCCCTGGCCGCGTTGCGGGCGGCTGCGACGGGGACGGAGAACGTGCTCTACCCGATGCGGGAGGCGCTCCGTGCCCGGGCCACGGTGGGGGAGGTCTGCAATGCGCTGCGGGAGGTCTGGGGGGCGTACGAGCCGGCCGATTCCACATGGTGA
- the leuE gene encoding leucine efflux protein LeuE: MLGVIDLPTYLAALVLIIVLPGPNSLYVLSVAARRGVREGYRAAAGVFTGDAVLMLLTAVGAGALLQASPVLFGIVKLVGAGYLGWMAFGLLRAAVVMWRDRRARQEELLAEPQPAASAAAERPYRRALVVSLLNPKAILFLLSFFVQFVDPGYAYPALSFLLLGTLMQLGSFLYLSTLIFTGTRLSAAFRRRKRLSAGATSAAGVVFLGFAAKLAVS, encoded by the coding sequence ATGCTGGGTGTCATCGACCTTCCGACCTACCTCGCCGCCCTGGTGCTGATCATTGTGCTGCCCGGGCCGAACTCCCTCTACGTGCTGTCCGTCGCGGCCCGGCGCGGGGTGCGCGAGGGATACCGGGCCGCCGCCGGGGTGTTCACCGGGGACGCCGTGCTGATGCTGCTGACCGCGGTCGGCGCCGGGGCGCTGCTCCAGGCCAGCCCGGTGCTGTTCGGCATCGTGAAGCTGGTCGGCGCCGGGTACCTGGGCTGGATGGCCTTCGGGCTGCTGCGGGCCGCGGTGGTGATGTGGCGGGACCGCCGGGCGCGGCAGGAGGAACTGCTGGCGGAACCGCAGCCGGCGGCCTCCGCCGCCGCCGAGCGGCCGTACCGGCGGGCCCTGGTGGTGAGCCTGCTCAACCCCAAGGCGATCCTGTTCCTGCTGTCCTTCTTCGTGCAGTTCGTGGACCCCGGGTACGCCTACCCGGCGCTGTCCTTCCTGCTGCTCGGCACGCTGATGCAGCTGGGCAGCTTCCTCTACCTGAGCACCCTGATCTTCACCGGCACCCGGCTCTCGGCCGCCTTCCGGCGGCGCAAGCGGCTCTCCGCGGGCGCCACCTCCGCCGCCGGGGTGGTCTTCCTGGGCTTCGCGGCCAAGCTCGCCGTCAGCTGA